The nucleotide sequence CCGCACCGCGAGCGCGCCCAGGGCACCGTCGCCGCGAGCATGCCGCTGGCCTACGCCGGCAGCCTGATCGAGGGCATCCGCCTGCGCTTCGAGGGCGGGCGGGTGGTGGAGGCCCACGCCGACAAGGGCGAGGCCGCCCTCACGAGCCTGCTGGACACCGACGAGGGCGCGCGCCGGCTCGGCGAGGTGGCCCTGGTGCCGCAGAGCTCGCCCATCGCGCAGGCGGGACGCCTCTACTACACGACGCTCTACGACGAGAACGCCGCCAGCCACCTGGCCGTCGGGCGCGCCTATCGCGTCTGCCTGACGGGCGGGGTGGACATGGACGACGCGGCCTTCCGCGCCGCTGGCGGCAATGACAGCCTTGCCCATGTGGACTTCATGATCGGCTCCGGCCAGATGGACGTGGACGGCGTGCTCGCCGACGGTGGGGTGGAAGCGGTGATGCGCGGCGGCGAGTGGGCCGTCGAGGTCTGATCGCAGTGGAAAGGAACAGCATGCTCGCTACACCCCCGCGCGGACGCCTATGGCGCGCCGCTTCGGCCCTGACCCTGACCCTCCTGCTCGCCGTGCCCGCGCTGGCGACGGCCGCGCCGCGCATGCGCCTGTCGGCCACCAGCGTGGACTTCGGCCGCGTCGCGCAGCAGCAGGTCTTCAAGCGCGAGGTCACCATCCAGAACACGGGCGACGCGCCGCTGGAGCTCAGCGGCGTCTACACCTCCTGCTCCTGCACGGAGGTGTCGACGCGGGACACGAGCGTGCCGCCGGGCGGCAGCACCGTGCTGGACGTGACCTTCCACAGCCGCGACCTCTCCGGCGAGAACAACAAGATCATCGAGATCAACAGCAACGATCCGAACCAGTCGCTCGTGGAACTGCCGCTCAAGGCCTTCGTGGCCGCGCCGATCCTGGTGGAGCCGAGCGACCGCAACCTCGACTTCGGCACGGTGAACCGCGGCGAGAGCCCGTCGCTCACGGCGACGCTCAAGGCCGACGGCAAGCCCACCCTCTCCGCCACCCTCGAAGACGACGGCGACGCCTCCCGCCGCTTCGGCGCCGCGCTCACCCCGGGCGGCAGCGCCGACACGGCCGTCCTCGAGCTGCGGCTCAAGCCCGACGCCATCGCCGGCCCCTTCCGGCAGGTCCTCCGCGTGGAGACCGGCGACGCGCGCATGCCGACCCTCGACTTCACCGTGACCGGCACCATCCTGGGCGACCTCACCACGTCGCCGGGCCGTGTCAACTTCCGCTTCGTGAAGCCGGGGCAGGAGCTCAGCAAGGAGATCGCGGTCAAGCCCAAGGCCGCCGCGCTCGCCTTCACGGTGACCGGCGCGAGCGTCGACCTGCCCGGCCTGAGCGCGGAGGTGCTCGCCGACGGCAGCGGCGGCGACGCCCGCGTGCGGATCAGCGGCACCGCCCTCGCCGCGGAGGACTCCCTCGCGGTGGCCAGCCAGGGCCGGCTCAAGAGCCACCTGCACATCTACACCGACCGTCCCGAGGAGCCGGAGCTCCAGGTGGACGTGCTCTACATGCTGCGCTAGGGGAGCGATGGCCGTCACTGAGGGCTTCGGGACGCGGCGGGTGCTGGGCGAGGCGGCGGTGGTCGTCGCGCTCAGCCTGGCGGCCGCGGCCGCGGCCTGGATCGGCGCCTCGCCGCGCCTGCCGCTCGTGGCGGACCGCGAGGTCTACGAGTTCGAGCTCAAGCAGCCCCTGCTCGGCGCCGCAGACGCCCTCGCCCTCTACGCCGCCGGCAGTCATCTCTTCGTGGACACGCGGCCGGTGGAGCTCGAGGACGTGGACCACGTGCCCGGCGCCATCGCGCTGCGTCCCGACCGCTTCGACGACGACCTGCGCGCCGTCGTCGACTTCCTCACGCCCGACGAGCCCATCCTGCTCTACGGCGGCGGCGACGACCTGCAGGCCACGGCGGCGGTGGCGGGCCAGCTCGCCGCGCGGGGCTACGCCGACCTGACGCTGCTCGACGGCGGTTTCCCCGCCTGGCGCGCCGCCGGCGGCGAGGTGGAGGCCGGGGAGGGGGCGCCGTGAGCGCGGCCCGGATCACGCTGCCGGCCTGGTTCGCCTGGCTCGTCGCGCTCGCCGTGGGCGGCACCTTCGTTGTCGCCTCCCTGGACAAGATCGCCAACCCCGGCGACTTCGCGCAGTCCGTCTACCACTACCGCATGCTGCCGCTGGCGCTGCTCCACCCCTTCGCGCTGCTGCTGCCCTGGGTCGAACTGCTGGGCGGCCTCGCGCTGCTCGCGCCGCCGCTGCGCCGGGGCGGGGCGCTGCTGGTGGGGCTGATGAACGTCATGTTCATCGTCGCGCTGGCCGCCGCGATGGCGCGCGGCCTGGACATCCACTGCGGCTGCTTCAGCGCCGGCGGCGGCCACGGCGTGTCGCTGGGGCTGATCGCGCGCGACGTCCTCCTGCTCGCCGGCTGCGTGCTGCTGCTCCTCGCCCGGCGCCGCTGAGAGCCGGGCACAGCCCTTGCGATGACCCCCGCGCCCCCTCCTCCCGCATCTTCGACGAGGAGGCATGCGTGCACCACTCCAGCGCGGTGCGGCTGGCGAGCCTGCTGGCGCCACTGTTCCTGATTCTCATGCTGCCCGTGGGCAGCGTGGCCGAGGTGGTCATCAACGAGGTGCTGGCCGATCCGGTGAGCGACTGGTCCGGCGACGGCATCATCGACTTCAAGAACGACGAGTGGGTGGAGATCGCCAACGCCGGTCCCGACCCGGTGGATCTGGACGGCTACTGGCTCTCGGACGCGGGCACCGACCCCGCCGTGCGCTACCGCTTCAGCGGCAGCCTGGCGTCGGGGGAGACCTTCGTGGTGACCGGCGCGATGGCCGTGGCCTGGCAGATGGACACCGGAAACGGGAGCGCCGGTCTCAGCCTGAGCAACTCGGGCGGCGAGGTGGCCCTCTTCCACGACGTCGGCGCCGAGACCACCCAGGTGGACCTGATCGCCTACGTCAGCTACCAGATGGACGACGACCGGTCGCTCGGACGCTTCCCCAACGCCGGCGAGGACTGGATCCTCTACGACGGCCTGAACATCTACCACGGGAACCAGATCCCGGGGTCGACGGGCTGCCTGCCGAGCTTCGGGACCGCGAACGTCTGC is from Candidatus Latescibacterota bacterium and encodes:
- a CDS encoding DUF1573 domain-containing protein; protein product: MLATPPRGRLWRAASALTLTLLLAVPALATAAPRMRLSATSVDFGRVAQQQVFKREVTIQNTGDAPLELSGVYTSCSCTEVSTRDTSVPPGGSTVLDVTFHSRDLSGENNKIIEINSNDPNQSLVELPLKAFVAAPILVEPSDRNLDFGTVNRGESPSLTATLKADGKPTLSATLEDDGDASRRFGAALTPGGSADTAVLELRLKPDAIAGPFRQVLRVETGDARMPTLDFTVTGTILGDLTTSPGRVNFRFVKPGQELSKEIAVKPKAAALAFTVTGASVDLPGLSAEVLADGSGGDARVRISGTALAAEDSLAVASQGRLKSHLHIYTDRPEEPELQVDVLYMLR
- a CDS encoding rhodanese-like domain-containing protein, which codes for MAVTEGFGTRRVLGEAAVVVALSLAAAAAAWIGASPRLPLVADREVYEFELKQPLLGAADALALYAAGSHLFVDTRPVELEDVDHVPGAIALRPDRFDDDLRAVVDFLTPDEPILLYGGGDDLQATAAVAGQLAARGYADLTLLDGGFPAWRAAGGEVEAGEGAP
- a CDS encoding DoxX family membrane protein, translating into MSAARITLPAWFAWLVALAVGGTFVVASLDKIANPGDFAQSVYHYRMLPLALLHPFALLLPWVELLGGLALLAPPLRRGGALLVGLMNVMFIVALAAAMARGLDIHCGCFSAGGGHGVSLGLIARDVLLLAGCVLLLLARRR
- a CDS encoding lamin tail domain-containing protein produces the protein MHHSSAVRLASLLAPLFLILMLPVGSVAEVVINEVLADPVSDWSGDGIIDFKNDEWVEIANAGPDPVDLDGYWLSDAGTDPAVRYRFSGSLASGETFVVTGAMAVAWQMDTGNGSAGLSLSNSGGEVALFHDVGAETTQVDLIAYVSYQMDDDRSLGRFPNAGEDWILYDGLNIYHGNQIPGSTGCLPSFGTANVCEHTPAGDANWGRVKSHYGG